A window of Cohnella herbarum contains these coding sequences:
- a CDS encoding homoserine dehydrogenase, which yields MKPVKVGLLGLGTVGTGVVRIVEGHQGDLSNQVGSPISIAQILVKDRTKGRNIQVDAAKLTEDPWEIVRNPDIDVIVEVMGGVAQTKEYILEALERGKHVVTANKDLMALHGPEILAKARDKGCDVLYEASVAGGIPIIRTLIEGFSSDRITKIMGIVNGTTNYILTKMSQEGAAYADVLKEAQELGYAESDPTSDVEGLDAARKMTILSSLGFRANVSLDDVTAKGISGVTQEDIQYAKRLGYEVKLLGIAERQDDFISVSVQPTMIKQSHPIASVNGVFNAVYVHGEAVGETMFYGAGAGEMPTATSIVADLVAVIKNMKLGVNGHQAQLAYNVVKLKTDEQIASKFFLLLHVEDRAGVLAQIAQVFSNCDVSIESVMQPSRPNQSSTEIIIITHEASKAAMNGVLNAFESLSAVRKIKSVYRVEG from the coding sequence ATGAAGCCTGTAAAAGTAGGTTTATTAGGTTTAGGAACGGTTGGCACGGGGGTCGTCAGGATCGTGGAGGGTCATCAGGGAGACTTGTCCAATCAGGTTGGCTCGCCCATCTCGATCGCCCAAATCCTGGTGAAGGATCGTACGAAAGGGCGCAACATCCAAGTCGATGCGGCCAAGCTCACGGAAGATCCGTGGGAAATCGTACGCAATCCGGATATTGACGTGATCGTTGAAGTGATGGGCGGCGTTGCCCAAACGAAGGAATATATTTTGGAAGCGCTGGAACGGGGGAAACACGTCGTTACGGCGAACAAAGATTTGATGGCGCTGCACGGCCCGGAAATATTGGCGAAAGCGCGCGACAAAGGCTGCGACGTTTTGTACGAAGCAAGCGTAGCGGGAGGAATTCCGATTATCCGTACCCTGATCGAAGGTTTCTCTTCCGATCGGATTACGAAAATCATGGGAATCGTTAACGGGACGACGAACTATATTTTGACGAAGATGAGCCAGGAAGGCGCGGCCTATGCGGACGTACTGAAGGAAGCGCAGGAGCTCGGCTATGCGGAATCGGATCCTACTTCCGACGTGGAAGGACTGGACGCCGCTCGTAAAATGACGATCTTGTCGTCGCTCGGCTTCCGGGCAAACGTTTCTTTGGACGACGTCACCGCAAAGGGCATTAGCGGAGTGACCCAAGAAGACATTCAATACGCGAAACGTTTAGGATATGAAGTGAAATTGCTCGGCATCGCGGAGCGGCAAGACGATTTCATTAGCGTTAGCGTACAACCGACGATGATTAAGCAATCGCATCCGATCGCATCGGTCAACGGCGTGTTTAACGCGGTGTACGTACATGGCGAAGCGGTCGGAGAAACGATGTTCTACGGCGCGGGAGCCGGAGAAATGCCGACGGCGACATCCATCGTCGCGGACTTGGTAGCCGTAATCAAGAACATGAAGCTAGGCGTGAACGGGCACCAAGCGCAACTCGCCTATAACGTAGTGAAGTTAAAAACGGATGAGCAGATCGCTTCGAAGTTTTTCTTGTTGTTGCACGTCGAGGATCGCGCGGGCGTATTGGCTCAAATCGCGCAAGTATTTTCCAACTGCGACGTCAGTATCGAATCCGTCATGCAGCCATCCAGACCTAATCAATCTAGCACGGAGATTATTATTATTACGCACGAAGCGAGCAAAGCCGCGATGAACGGCGTACTGAATGCATTCGAGAGTTTGTCTGCGGTTCGGAAGATCAAGAGCGTGTATCGCGTAGAAGGTTAA
- the thrB gene encoding homoserine kinase, whose protein sequence is MRNMDAKEAKVTSGRVIVKVPASSANLGPGFDSLGIALSLFAWVSMAPASETRITLVGDNLEGVSLDKTNLIYTVAQAVFEKAGVVLPELDIGIRSDIPLTRGLGSSASAIVGALVAANTLIGNALTDDELFQMATALEKHPDNVGASLFGGIIVAAWDGSRAEYVRLEPPAGMDVLVAIPEFELSTKKARNVLPEQITMKDAVFNVTHSSLLTAALATGRLDLLGHAMRDRLHQPYRAALIPGMERILREATEHGALGAVLSGAGPTLLLLTRSEESGNGKLIAFVHEVMAQEGVKLTTRWLVPCLHGPSVQIVDGNDPDYQLEPHQLFGTAEVSV, encoded by the coding sequence ATGCGTAATATGGATGCAAAAGAGGCTAAAGTAACGAGCGGACGGGTCATCGTCAAGGTACCGGCGAGTTCGGCTAATCTGGGTCCGGGATTCGACTCGCTCGGAATCGCTTTATCGCTGTTCGCATGGGTGAGCATGGCTCCGGCTTCGGAGACCCGGATCACGCTCGTCGGAGATAATCTGGAAGGCGTTTCGCTTGATAAGACGAATTTGATCTATACGGTAGCGCAAGCCGTGTTCGAGAAAGCGGGAGTCGTGCTTCCGGAGCTGGATATCGGCATTCGCAGCGACATTCCGCTGACGAGGGGACTCGGCAGCAGCGCTTCAGCCATCGTAGGAGCTCTTGTGGCCGCGAATACATTGATCGGCAATGCGCTCACGGACGATGAATTGTTTCAGATGGCGACCGCGCTCGAGAAACATCCCGATAATGTAGGCGCCTCGTTATTCGGGGGAATTATCGTTGCCGCTTGGGACGGATCTAGAGCGGAGTATGTCCGGCTTGAACCGCCGGCCGGGATGGACGTTCTCGTAGCGATCCCCGAATTCGAATTGTCGACCAAGAAGGCGCGCAACGTCCTTCCCGAACAGATTACGATGAAGGACGCGGTGTTTAACGTAACGCATTCTTCGTTGCTTACGGCGGCTTTAGCGACGGGAAGATTGGATTTGCTCGGCCACGCGATGAGGGATCGGTTGCATCAGCCCTACCGTGCCGCGCTTATTCCCGGCATGGAGCGAATTCTTCGGGAAGCAACGGAGCATGGCGCTCTTGGAGCGGTGTTATCCGGCGCTGGGCCGACCTTACTGCTGCTAACCAGGAGCGAGGAATCCGGGAACGGGAAATTGATCGCGTTCGTACATGAAGTAATGGCGCAAGAAGGGGTTAAGCTAACGACGAGATGGTTGGTCCCCTGTCTGCACGGCCCGTCGGTTCAGATCGTAGACGGGAACGACCCCGATTATCAACTGGAGCCTCATCAACTATTTGGAACGGCGGAGGTGAGCGTATGA
- the pheA gene encoding prephenate dehydratase, protein MSKLNSVALLPMGTVSDEAVRYLFRNEDVEFVYCKMISDVFQSTAKGVTDWSVIPIENTIDGSVSLHMDWLVHEVDLPIRAEWVYPSIQNLIGSATELAGDNGEWDPGKITKVMSHPVAMAQCLQFIRATLPHAELETLSSTSEGVRMVKNNPGKGWAALGTKIAASEMELDVLKSGVTDHDNNFTRFLLIGNMPYEKPDAPLRKTSILITLPEDYPGALHQVLSAFAWRRINLSKIESRPTKKKLGNYYFYIDIEYALDTVLLPAAIAEIEAIGCQVRLLGSYPSLPFEGK, encoded by the coding sequence ATGAGTAAACTCAACTCTGTTGCGCTATTGCCAATGGGCACGGTATCGGATGAAGCGGTACGCTATTTGTTTCGGAACGAAGACGTTGAATTCGTATATTGCAAGATGATTTCCGACGTATTCCAATCGACGGCCAAAGGCGTTACGGACTGGAGCGTCATTCCGATCGAGAATACGATAGACGGTTCCGTTAGCTTGCATATGGATTGGCTCGTCCATGAAGTGGACTTGCCGATTCGTGCGGAGTGGGTGTACCCTTCCATTCAGAATTTAATCGGTTCGGCAACCGAGCTAGCGGGCGATAACGGCGAATGGGATCCGGGCAAAATTACGAAAGTAATGAGTCATCCCGTCGCCATGGCGCAATGCCTGCAATTTATCCGTGCAACATTGCCGCATGCGGAGCTTGAAACGTTAAGCAGTACCAGCGAAGGCGTGCGAATGGTTAAGAACAATCCCGGCAAAGGCTGGGCGGCGCTCGGCACGAAGATAGCCGCTTCGGAAATGGAACTTGACGTTCTCAAGTCCGGGGTAACGGATCACGACAACAACTTCACGAGGTTTCTGCTTATCGGGAATATGCCGTACGAGAAGCCCGATGCTCCGCTGCGGAAGACAAGCATTCTCATCACGCTTCCGGAAGATTATCCGGGAGCGCTGCATCAAGTGTTATCCGCTTTTGCATGGAGGCGCATCAATTTATCCAAGATCGAATCAAGGCCAACGAAGAAAAAGCTCGGTAACTACTATTTTTACATCGATATCGAGTATGCGTTGGACACCGTGCTTCTGCCCGCGGCCATCGCGGAAATCGAAGCGATCGGTTGCCAGGTTCGCCTCTTGGGGTCGTACCCCAGCTTGCCTTTCGAAGGGAAATAA
- a CDS encoding LysM peptidoglycan-binding domain-containing protein, which produces MKIHMVKQGDSLYSIAKKYDVSLENIVKANPEISNPDAIEVGMKVKIPSQPKTALEVIHHHIVQQGDTLWKLSKAWGIQLTDMIKANPQLKNPNALLTGEVVNIPKPESGNESTTATMHGASVQGKANTGVMPASGGKASTAVQPVPAPPPVVVTPIAEQPAPQPTPLPAPVPTPAPEPVKPIAESKPIYGIAIHEHVELFKQYPVPAVQATVQQPMTYSQAMPHGYGNEYGMQQSVSMENAYPGYGYGMQQSVGMENSYPGYGYGVQQPVGMMEHAQASYGHGGGYEYGMPQPMVQQEAMHAGYGFGFGNQPGIAPLEGHIGGLYGYQDYSYSPPEGPSSVPGMQGQFMAGGGKPASGCKTCGGPSSWPSSSGANAAAYSESYPGTGYADGRVPYGVTPNGMVSPFATGPYGYGSQMVSPANAFPGMQVSQANAFPGSQVSPANSFPGMQVSQANSYAGSQVSPANAFPGANVNPYYVSPMGDIPVGGGSMNPYYGPQYYGGIPPIPTMPGFPAMPAMSPLDSCRDDEEEDEKRADIGGDGLLTVKAAPAKKRQARPKAKPAAARVNRPKRKESLPWIKW; this is translated from the coding sequence GTGAAGATCCATATGGTTAAGCAAGGGGATTCGCTCTATTCGATCGCCAAAAAATACGATGTTTCGCTCGAGAACATCGTTAAGGCAAATCCGGAAATCAGCAACCCCGATGCGATTGAAGTAGGTATGAAGGTGAAGATTCCTTCGCAACCGAAGACGGCACTTGAAGTTATTCATCATCATATCGTGCAGCAAGGAGATACCTTATGGAAGCTTTCTAAAGCATGGGGCATACAGCTGACCGATATGATCAAGGCCAATCCGCAACTCAAGAATCCGAATGCTTTGCTGACGGGCGAAGTGGTTAACATCCCGAAACCGGAGAGCGGAAACGAATCGACAACGGCAACGATGCACGGCGCTTCCGTACAAGGCAAAGCGAATACGGGCGTAATGCCGGCATCCGGCGGTAAAGCAAGCACGGCCGTTCAACCGGTCCCCGCGCCTCCTCCGGTCGTCGTAACGCCGATCGCCGAACAACCCGCTCCCCAACCGACGCCTTTGCCGGCTCCCGTTCCGACGCCTGCTCCGGAACCGGTTAAGCCGATCGCCGAGTCTAAACCGATCTACGGGATCGCGATCCATGAGCATGTTGAATTGTTTAAACAGTATCCGGTTCCTGCGGTACAAGCGACAGTCCAACAACCTATGACGTATTCTCAAGCTATGCCACACGGTTATGGCAATGAATATGGCATGCAGCAGTCTGTCAGTATGGAAAACGCGTATCCAGGCTACGGATATGGCATGCAGCAGTCCGTCGGCATGGAGAACTCGTATCCAGGCTACGGATATGGAGTACAGCAACCTGTAGGGATGATGGAACACGCGCAAGCGAGCTACGGACATGGCGGCGGATATGAGTACGGAATGCCTCAGCCGATGGTTCAGCAAGAAGCTATGCATGCCGGGTACGGTTTCGGATTTGGGAATCAGCCTGGGATTGCGCCTTTGGAGGGCCACATCGGAGGACTGTACGGGTACCAGGATTATTCTTACAGTCCTCCCGAGGGTCCATCTTCGGTACCGGGTATGCAAGGTCAGTTCATGGCCGGCGGCGGAAAACCGGCGTCAGGCTGCAAAACTTGCGGTGGACCTTCCAGTTGGCCGTCATCTTCGGGCGCGAACGCAGCCGCCTATTCCGAGTCTTATCCGGGAACGGGATATGCAGACGGAAGAGTTCCTTACGGAGTAACTCCAAACGGGATGGTATCGCCTTTCGCTACCGGTCCATACGGATACGGGTCACAAATGGTCAGCCCGGCAAACGCGTTCCCGGGAATGCAAGTCAGCCAGGCCAACGCGTTCCCAGGATCGCAAGTCAGTCCAGCCAACTCGTTCCCGGGAATGCAAGTCAGTCAGGCCAATTCGTATGCAGGATCGCAAGTCAGTCCAGCCAACGCGTTCCCGGGTGCGAATGTAAACCCTTATTATGTTTCGCCGATGGGAGATATTCCCGTTGGCGGCGGTTCGATGAATCCTTATTACGGGCCTCAGTATTACGGCGGTATACCTCCAATCCCGACGATGCCGGGTTTTCCCGCGATGCCTGCCATGTCTCCTCTTGATTCGTGCAGAGATGATGAGGAAGAGGACGAGAAACGGGCGGATATCGGCGGAGACGGCCTGCTGACCGTAAAAGCAGCCCCTGCCAAGAAGCGCCAGGCCCGTCCGAAAGCAAAACCAGCGGCAGCGAGAGTAAACAGGCCTAAACGCAAAGAAAGCCTACCTTGGATTAAATGGTAA
- a CDS encoding BofC C-terminal domain-containing protein, translating into MSRFRILKELKKSLKRKRRHVWSLGAGVAFFLLATLAGSWLAYRMIALNPSEVFLPMESASAWVDNLSLDPNATSRELTLRALRDWQGQVQLVLHRTYLCGEETRQLGRLSSAEAAELLKSHREWSASFDSQGKVLMEEAVDDLSPNCRKTAFMGVDKDGNLSLFDGPPWQEKVIRTFFQLDVDMLESRLSEERVKELAEGIRVADKDEYNSVLSTFNEFADPQSQATPQ; encoded by the coding sequence GTGTCTCGCTTCCGCATTCTGAAAGAGCTAAAGAAATCGTTAAAGAGGAAACGCCGCCATGTCTGGTCGCTTGGGGCAGGAGTAGCGTTCTTCCTCCTTGCAACGCTTGCTGGTTCTTGGTTGGCTTATCGAATGATCGCGCTGAATCCGTCGGAGGTATTCCTGCCGATGGAATCGGCGTCAGCCTGGGTGGACAACCTCTCCTTGGATCCGAACGCGACGTCGCGCGAGCTGACGCTTCGCGCTCTGAGGGACTGGCAAGGACAAGTCCAGCTTGTCCTTCATCGCACCTATTTGTGCGGCGAAGAAACGCGCCAATTAGGAAGACTCTCCTCGGCCGAGGCTGCGGAGCTTCTGAAATCTCATCGCGAGTGGAGCGCCAGCTTCGATTCCCAAGGAAAAGTCCTGATGGAGGAAGCGGTCGACGACTTATCGCCGAATTGCCGCAAAACCGCCTTCATGGGCGTGGATAAGGACGGAAACCTGTCTTTGTTCGACGGTCCTCCTTGGCAGGAGAAGGTCATCCGTACCTTCTTCCAACTTGACGTAGATATGCTGGAGTCGCGACTGTCCGAGGAACGCGTCAAAGAACTGGCGGAAGGAATCCGCGTCGCTGACAAGGACGAATACAACAGCGTGTTGTCGACATTTAACGAGTTCGCCGATCCGCAATCGCAGGCGACTCCTCAGTAA
- the ruvC gene encoding crossover junction endodeoxyribonuclease RuvC: MRVLGIDPGIAIMGFGFIDKTGHKLTPVQYGCIETAAGTPQEIRLKQIYESSCSLLDQYKPDTVAVEKLFFNKNVTNAFSVGQARGVFMLAAAQRGLPIAEYTPMQVKQAVVGYGAAEKRQVQEMVKMLLKLSAIPKPDDVADALAVSICHAHSIVLNDRMNGVTR; this comes from the coding sequence ATGAGAGTACTGGGAATCGACCCTGGGATAGCCATTATGGGATTCGGGTTTATCGACAAGACGGGGCATAAATTAACGCCCGTGCAATACGGATGTATCGAGACGGCCGCGGGAACGCCGCAGGAGATCAGGCTGAAGCAAATCTACGAGTCTTCCTGCAGCCTGCTAGATCAATATAAACCGGATACGGTCGCGGTTGAGAAGCTGTTCTTCAATAAGAACGTGACGAACGCGTTCAGCGTTGGACAAGCTCGCGGCGTATTCATGTTAGCGGCGGCGCAAAGGGGACTGCCGATCGCGGAGTATACGCCGATGCAAGTGAAGCAAGCGGTCGTCGGATACGGAGCCGCGGAGAAAAGACAAGTTCAGGAAATGGTTAAGATGTTGCTTAAACTATCCGCGATACCGAAGCCGGACGATGTTGCCGATGCGCTTGCAGTTTCGATCTGCCATGCCCACTCCATCGTCCTTAACGACCGAATGAACGGAGTGACGCGTTAA
- the ruvA gene encoding Holliday junction branch migration protein RuvA: MIDYLRGKVAHLESEYVVLDVRDVGYRVFTPNPYGLARTEEPVQLFIYHHVREDAIHLFGFTTRDEQALFRRLLEVSGIGPKVALGVLAGGRPEAVVAAIQQENIAFLTKLPGIGRKTAQRMILDLKDKLGTIDSRWALASMIEIEAPVATDSSSAAWAEAREALAGLGYRDVELDKAWLSLKEKVTGEESADILIKKALQQLFQG; encoded by the coding sequence ATGATCGATTATTTGCGAGGGAAAGTAGCTCACTTGGAGAGCGAGTACGTGGTGCTCGACGTTCGCGATGTCGGGTATCGCGTCTTTACGCCGAACCCTTACGGCTTAGCGCGTACGGAAGAGCCCGTGCAATTGTTTATCTATCATCATGTTCGCGAAGATGCGATCCATCTATTCGGGTTCACGACGCGCGACGAACAAGCCTTATTTCGTAGATTGCTAGAAGTGTCGGGAATCGGTCCCAAGGTAGCTCTCGGCGTGTTAGCGGGAGGGCGGCCTGAAGCGGTCGTGGCGGCGATCCAACAAGAAAATATTGCGTTTCTGACTAAACTGCCGGGAATCGGTAGGAAAACGGCTCAACGTATGATCTTGGATTTGAAAGACAAGCTAGGAACGATAGACAGCCGTTGGGCGCTAGCCTCGATGATAGAGATCGAGGCTCCCGTTGCGACAGATAGCAGCAGCGCTGCTTGGGCGGAAGCTCGCGAGGCGTTGGCGGGTCTCGGGTATCGCGATGTCGAGCTGGACAAGGCTTGGTTGTCGTTGAAGGAGAAGGTAACGGGCGAGGAGTCCGCGGATATTCTGATTAAGAAAGCATTGCAGCAATTGTTCCAAGGATAA
- the ruvB gene encoding Holliday junction branch migration DNA helicase RuvB produces the protein MMEDERIVTAHLMMEDQAVEYSLRPRYLAEYIGQAQVKDNLKIYIEAAKMRREPLDHVLLYGPPGLGKTTLSNIIANELGVNIRTTSGPAIERPGDLAAILTNLQENDVLFIDEIHRLHRTVEEVMYPAMEDFALDFIIGKGPSARSVRLDLPKFTLIGATTRAGLLSAPLRDRFGVVSRLEYYTEDELSYIVTRTAEIFGVGMVGEASREIARRARGTPRIANRLLKRVRDHAQVRGDGIITDAVAHDALERIQVDPMGLDSIDHKMLRSMIQNYGGRPVGLDTIAASIGEESQTIEDVYEPYLMQIGFLQRTPRGRIVTAAACKHLGLPVPTQNG, from the coding sequence ATGATGGAAGACGAGCGTATCGTCACCGCGCACTTGATGATGGAAGACCAAGCGGTGGAATACAGCTTGCGCCCTCGCTATTTGGCGGAATACATCGGCCAAGCGCAAGTGAAGGACAATCTGAAGATTTACATAGAGGCCGCGAAGATGCGACGCGAGCCGTTAGACCATGTGCTACTGTACGGTCCTCCGGGACTTGGGAAGACGACGCTATCGAACATTATCGCCAACGAACTTGGCGTTAACATCCGCACGACGAGCGGGCCGGCGATCGAACGCCCCGGCGATCTCGCCGCCATCCTGACGAATCTTCAGGAGAACGACGTTCTGTTCATCGACGAGATTCATCGTTTGCACCGGACGGTAGAAGAAGTCATGTATCCCGCGATGGAGGATTTCGCGCTGGATTTCATTATCGGAAAGGGGCCTAGCGCCCGTTCCGTTCGCTTGGATTTGCCGAAATTTACGTTAATCGGGGCGACTACGCGGGCGGGATTGCTCTCTGCGCCTTTAAGGGATCGATTCGGCGTAGTCAGCCGACTGGAATACTACACAGAGGACGAACTGTCGTACATCGTGACCCGTACGGCCGAAATATTCGGGGTCGGCATGGTCGGGGAAGCTTCCCGCGAGATTGCCAGACGCGCGAGAGGAACGCCGCGGATCGCCAACCGGTTGTTGAAGCGAGTTCGGGATCATGCGCAAGTGAGGGGAGACGGCATCATTACGGATGCGGTCGCACATGATGCGTTGGAGAGGATCCAAGTCGATCCGATGGGGCTGGATAGCATCGATCATAAGATGTTGCGTTCCATGATTCAGAATTATGGAGGAAGGCCGGTCGGGTTGGATACGATCGCGGCTTCCATTGGAGAAGAGAGCCAGACGATCGAAGACGTATACGAACCTTATTTGATGCAAATCGGGTTTCTGCAGAGAACGCCGCGAGGACGAATCGTGACGGCGGCGGCTTGTAAGCACTTAGGTTTGCCTGTACCCACCCAGAATGGATGA
- a CDS encoding SpoIID/LytB domain-containing protein: MTLNVKRPFARLFLMSLLLASVVSSSSGYVAHAAVTVPDTIRVAFFMNGSTFKSITPVATLQSAGGLNIYWRDPQVNLPVTTIPAGQGVRFGMDGYRALIVETADFNSALAVLKKVQVSSNAAFVTQLSKAGQIVYQVTEGAYSSAAGAASALTKWTNAGVASGVKSLQSARVAGPWGVEAGPYSSEAEAKSAADQLGGAGLDAFVALKPQNGVLSYILRIGQEKDGSTLASLQQAAAAAGALNVRVPESNEPYASIRNDMTYNGSKNIAVPMYVIPVSAGAVLRADPAGEGGIQLVERSKRIYRGSMEVSVYNQSLAVVNDVDFEQYLYSVVGGEVSASWPLEAQKAQAVAARSYALFAGVGYQIANVVDTTLSQAYNGISSENPNSTAGVTQTAGEVLTSGGKIINAVFSANSGGITADNKIEIWGGDNSYLSAGVASPDEGPQNGKLDWYYVALPLGDVGYIRSDLVVDSGQDHISGSNYLKVTGEGTAVRSRPQIVSTVEPIARLGAGALVVELGKVPEYTDYSWIEAPMTSEQLLTALNKRAKTPIAGPLLTLEVSKTGPSGRVTEVKANGIAVNVGVGDNLRGALNGLKSTLFSVEETGRYTVLNGDGTTREIPAQSGGLQAVDSDGQVRAIQDQNLYVMDGNGKLRAGTTTPKFIFSGKGFGHGLGMSQWGARGLAEQGYDYQYILQYYYKNVTIEKDA, translated from the coding sequence ATGACCCTGAACGTTAAGCGCCCTTTTGCTCGTTTATTTCTTATGTCCCTTCTGCTAGCGTCGGTCGTTTCCAGCTCGAGCGGTTATGTCGCCCATGCGGCGGTAACCGTCCCGGATACTATTAGAGTCGCCTTCTTCATGAACGGAAGCACGTTTAAGTCCATCACTCCGGTTGCTACCTTGCAATCGGCGGGAGGTTTGAATATTTATTGGCGAGATCCGCAGGTTAATCTGCCGGTGACGACGATTCCCGCAGGGCAAGGCGTTCGTTTCGGAATGGACGGTTATCGGGCGCTAATCGTAGAGACGGCAGACTTCAACTCCGCGCTTGCCGTGCTGAAGAAGGTACAAGTCTCTTCTAACGCGGCGTTCGTTACCCAGTTATCCAAAGCCGGCCAAATCGTCTACCAAGTGACGGAAGGAGCTTATTCCAGCGCGGCTGGAGCTGCATCCGCCTTGACGAAATGGACGAATGCAGGCGTGGCTTCCGGAGTGAAATCATTGCAAAGCGCCCGAGTTGCGGGGCCATGGGGAGTTGAAGCCGGTCCCTATTCCAGCGAAGCGGAAGCTAAGTCGGCGGCGGATCAACTTGGCGGAGCCGGCTTGGATGCTTTCGTTGCGTTGAAGCCGCAGAATGGCGTTTTAAGCTATATCTTGCGGATAGGACAGGAGAAGGACGGTTCAACGCTAGCTTCGTTGCAACAGGCCGCAGCGGCGGCTGGCGCGTTGAACGTTCGCGTTCCCGAATCGAATGAGCCTTACGCGTCGATACGCAACGATATGACATACAACGGCAGCAAGAATATAGCGGTTCCGATGTACGTTATTCCCGTAAGCGCGGGCGCCGTGCTGAGAGCAGATCCTGCGGGCGAGGGCGGAATCCAACTTGTCGAACGCAGCAAACGAATCTATCGCGGCAGCATGGAAGTAAGCGTATATAATCAATCCCTTGCCGTCGTTAACGATGTCGACTTCGAACAATATCTCTATTCCGTCGTGGGAGGCGAAGTCAGCGCGAGCTGGCCTTTGGAAGCGCAGAAGGCGCAGGCCGTTGCCGCTCGTTCCTATGCTTTATTTGCAGGGGTGGGCTACCAAATCGCGAACGTCGTAGATACGACGCTCAGTCAAGCGTACAACGGAATCAGCTCGGAAAACCCGAACTCGACGGCCGGAGTAACCCAGACGGCAGGAGAAGTGCTGACATCCGGCGGCAAAATCATTAACGCGGTATTCTCGGCGAATTCCGGCGGAATTACGGCTGATAACAAGATCGAGATTTGGGGAGGAGACAACTCCTACCTGTCAGCGGGAGTCGCGAGTCCGGACGAAGGGCCGCAGAACGGCAAGCTTGACTGGTATTACGTCGCGCTGCCATTGGGAGATGTCGGTTACATTCGTTCCGATCTGGTCGTAGACAGCGGGCAAGATCATATCAGCGGTTCGAATTACTTGAAGGTAACGGGGGAGGGGACGGCAGTCCGATCGAGGCCGCAAATCGTCTCGACGGTCGAGCCGATCGCCCGTCTTGGAGCAGGAGCGCTCGTCGTGGAACTGGGCAAAGTTCCGGAGTATACGGATTACAGTTGGATAGAAGCTCCCATGACTTCCGAGCAATTGCTGACGGCTTTGAACAAACGAGCCAAAACTCCGATCGCGGGACCTTTGCTTACATTGGAAGTGTCTAAGACAGGCCCTTCGGGAAGGGTGACGGAAGTCAAAGCGAACGGGATCGCGGTGAACGTCGGGGTCGGGGATAATTTGCGCGGCGCCTTGAACGGATTAAAGAGCACGCTGTTCTCGGTGGAAGAAACCGGCCGTTACACCGTCTTGAACGGCGACGGCACGACTCGAGAGATCCCGGCTCAGAGCGGTGGACTGCAAGCGGTTGATAGCGACGGCCAGGTACGCGCGATCCAGGATCAGAATCTTTATGTCATGGACGGCAATGGGAAACTAAGAGCCGGAACGACAACTCCGAAGTTTATTTTCTCGGGCAAAGGGTTCGGACACGGCTTAGGCATGTCCCAATGGGGAGCAAGAGGTCTAGCCGAACAAGGGTATGACTACCAATATATCCTGCAATACTACTACAAGAATGTGACGATCGAAAAGGATGCCTAA